In Miscanthus floridulus cultivar M001 chromosome 19, ASM1932011v1, whole genome shotgun sequence, the DNA window GCTGTTATTGAACGCATACCTTCCCCACCCGGGAAATGTGATGCACCTGTACGGATGTTGCTTTTGGATTCCTActatgatgaatacaaaggagtGATTTGCCATGTTGCTGTTGTTGATGGTGCTCTGCGTAAAGGTCATAAGATTGCTTCGGCTGCAACTGGCCGTGTATATGAAGTTCTTGACCTCGGCATTATGCACCCTGAGCTTACACCTACTGGAGTTCTCTACACTGGACAAGTTGGATATGTTATTAGTGGAATGCGTTCAACTAAAGAAGCACGCATTGGTGATACCCTTCACCAGGCAAAGAGTACTGTCGAGCCACTTCCTGGTATGGAATCCCACTCTAAACATTTTTATAGTCTCGTCTGTATTTTTCACTTCTTTATTTTGTCTGATTTAGCCTGAAAAGAACAGTCATGATCTATTGCAGTCCCATAGCATTGTTCCATATCCCCTTTTTTTAGTTTTTGGTTGCATGCGACATCATACAGAATAGTCTTTCAGGTTTCAAGCCTGCGAAACACATGGTCTTCTCTGGTCTCTATCCTGCTGATGGTTCTGACTTTGAAGCTCTTAGCCATGCGATTGAGAAACTAACATGTAATGATGCCAGTGTCTCTGTTACAAAGGagacaagcaatgcacttggcatGGGATTCAGGTACCACCGTACCAGATTTTCTACATGTGAACTAGTTAGTTTCTGTTGTTTTCAttacactgagtctgggacttgcTGTAatctgttttttatttttttatgactACTTTACAGATGTGGCTTCCTAGGATTGCTACACATGGATGTATTCCATCAACGGCTTGAACAAGTATAGTTTTTTCGCATAATTTTGATGTGTTGATTTTTTACTGTTGCATAATTTGTACTCAGGACACACAATACATCAATTGATGTTGAAAAATTAATTAAAGAGCTTCATTCCTAATTATTATGCTAGTATCTCAAGGAAATTTGTAACTTTGAGGTGCTGCCTTTAGAAGGATGAATTTTTTTTGCAGAAAAAACTAGAGAATATCTTTTTTCATAAGGTTAACGGTCCTATATATTTTACTATTTTTAAGTACGTTGGTTACCTGTGTCAGCCTAGAAACTCTTCCATTCATTTGAacatagggggggggggggggggggggggggagggattGGAATATGATGGCAAAAAAGAGGAAGTCATAAGATGTGATATAGCGTACAAAATTTGTGTGACCTTTAAATTGCCTTGAGGTTCTGATTGTCACTGCGTTTATTTAGGAATATGGAGCTCAAGTCATATCGACCATACCAACAGTACCTTATATTTTTGAATATGGTGATGGAAGGTGTGCACTCACAATTGTATTTGCTACCTCCGTTTTCTGGTAGGATACTAAAACTTTTTAGGTTATTTTATCAGCAAGGTGCAAGTTGAGAACCCTGCTGCTTTGGCTTCGAATCCTGGAAAGCGTGTAGCAGCCTGTTGGGAGCCCACAGTTATTGCAACAATCATTATCCCTAGTGAGTAAGACCCGCTTCCTTTCTCACCTGTtttctacaaaaaaaaatttcaaTATTTGAGCATTACAAGTAGAAATTTGTTATCATGCTCAATCACCTTTTCAGGTATGTTGGCCCTGTCATTATGCTTTGTTCAGAAAGAAGGGGCGAACAGCTAGAATATACATTTATCGATGCGTAAACCTTTTTTGCTTTCAAATCTCTCAGTTTTGTTAAGTGCTCATCTATTCTTGGCTTTTTATTCATATGGCTATTTTGATGCAGCCAAAGGGCTCTGTTGAAGTACCGGTTACCATTGAAGGAGATAATTGTGGACTTCTACAATGAGTTGAAGGGCATTACGTCTGGCTATGCTACTTTTGACTATGAAGATTCTGAGTAAGTCCTATTGTGAATGCAATAACAAGGCATGGTCAGGCTACACCTTTTTTTATTTCTGGAATTTACACATGAGAAAAATATCATGTTTTTATTTCACTTCGTCATATGCTTTCGTcatcattattattatttatttccaGTCCTTTATATTCTGAAGGTGTTAGTACACCTTCCTGAATGGGGTATCTTTTTCGAATCTAGCCTATGACTAGTAATTACATACACAGAGAGCACTTGTCTTGTGTATACAAGGTTTTCGAAACATTCTTTTGATCAGACCTGGGATTGTTTGACTTATTAAGTAATGCATCCATCATCAATTTTGTGAAAATTACTCTTTAAGTGGCTTGCAAAAATCTGTTCCAAAGTATAATCGATGATATGAAGAGAAAAATATACCATAAATTTATGTAGCTTATCATTAGTTTGTTCCCCTTTTCTCTTTGACAGATACCAACAATCTGAGCTAGTTAAGATGGACATCCTTCTTAATGGTCAACCTGTTGATGCTATGGCAACTATAGTGCATAACCAGAAGGCTCAGCGGGTTGGAAAGGAATTAGTGGAGAAGCTCAAGAAATTTATAGAAAGGTATTCATCAACCTCCTTTTCTTGAACATGTGTACTGTGCTTGAGATATGAGCATCTGTTTAAGTACATTACTTTTGGGTCAATATTAGTTACACTACAAAAGTGCAATTAGCTGCAAAGGGAATGGACTTGCAAACAAGAATAAACATTAGAGCAGTTTTTTTGGTGACTTTTGCAAGGCTTAGAGCAGAATTTTGCTATAGGCTCATGTTGAATTGCGACATGATTTACATTTGGTGCCGCCTAACATAATTTATTTCATTCTTTTCATGCAGGCAAATGTTTGAGATCACAATACAAGCAGCAATTGGTTCAAAGGTTATTGCAAGGGAAACGTAAGATCTTCGAAGCTGCTATTAGTTTTCTGAAGTATATTCTACTTTTGGCATTGTTATTTGGTTGAAGATTATTCTTTATATCAAACTGCTTTGAAATTGTTATGTACATTTAGAATCTACGACAGCCCTGCTATCCATTCATCCAGAACATTTAAGACAGTAGTCTTGACTCTTGAGCATTTTCTGTAATAAACTAACTAAATTTCTAgcaactaagggcctgtttggatggacTAGGACTAGTTGTTAGTCTGGACTGGGACTAGACCTAGTTATTAGTTGGCTAATAGTTAGCTGGCTAAAAATTAGTCGTGTGCTGTTTGGATCCTAGGACTAATGTATGGTACTATTACTACGCAAAGACCTTTGTGCCCCTTGCCTACCTGCTGTTATTCCCAAGCAAAAACTAAGGaggggtatttttgacttttttgaGGTTGGTTCCACCTATTAGTCCCAATTAGCTTGGTTTTGCCAACTAGTGGACTAACAACTAGTTGCGGCCTGAGCTAAAGTTTAGTCCACCCATTGGCTCACCTGTTTGGATCCTTATGGACTATAAACTTGTCaaaaggccctgtttggatggactaGGACTAACAATAGTCCTATTAGCTCCTATCTATGGACTAATGGATTAACAACTAAGTCTATGACTAGTGTACTGACAATTAGTCTGCTTGTTTGGATCCTTAGAGACTAAAAATTAGTTAACTAGTTGTTAGTCgtatggatccaaacagggccaggTGGAAAGGGTTTCAAAACTTTCCAACTAAACCTTTCTGTTGGCCTAAAAGATGTACCTGTTCAGTTAATATAAAATATTAAAATTACTACCAATCAGCCTTGGGAAATTGCGCATTTGAGAAAAAGAAAGCCTTGGGAAATCATCTCCAGTCTTACCCTATCTGGTTGCAGCATATCTGAAAGGTTTAGCTTTCAACCTGCAGGAAGTTGGAAGCTGTCCTAGTTTTAGCGGCATTGTCCTTCGGCACAGTATGAATAAATAAATACATTGTTCATTATCAGGTTAACTAACTGTATCTGAGAAGCCATGTAGATGGGAGGTAAAGAGTTGAATAATATGTAAATACATTGTTCATTATCAGGTTAACTAAGTAACTAACTGTATCTGAAAAGCCATGTAGATGGGAGGTAAAAAGTTGAATAATATGTTGCTG includes these proteins:
- the LOC136527603 gene encoding translation factor GUF1 homolog, mitochondrial-like, giving the protein MAVAAALRRSARRISRHLAAAPAFCRSALQQPERLLSSQASPEHGARGAVSGSELALYPPERVRNFSIIAHVDHGKSTLADRLLELTGTIQKGHGQPQYLDKLQVERERGITVKAQTATMFYRHITASQDKDTPRYLLNLIDTPGHVDFSYEVSRSLAACQGALLVVDAAQGVQAQTIANFYLAFESNLSIIPVINKIDQPTADPDNVKDQLKRLFDIDPSEALLTSAKTGKGLEQVLPAVIERIPSPPGKCDAPVRMLLLDSYYDEYKGVICHVAVVDGALRKGHKIASAATGRVYEVLDLGIMHPELTPTGVLYTGQVGYVISGMRSTKEARIGDTLHQAKSTVEPLPGFKPAKHMVFSGLYPADGSDFEALSHAIEKLTCNDASVSVTKETSNALGMGFRCGFLGLLHMDVFHQRLEQEYGAQVISTIPTVPYIFEYGDGSKVQVENPAALASNPGKRVAACWEPTVIATIIIPSEYVGPVIMLCSERRGEQLEYTFIDAQRALLKYRLPLKEIIVDFYNELKGITSGYATFDYEDSEYQQSELVKMDILLNGQPVDAMATIVHNQKAQRVGKELVEKLKKFIERQMFEITIQAAIGSKVIARETLSAMRKNVLAKCYGGDITRKKKLLEKQKEGKKRMKRVGSVDIPQEAFHELLKVSNSK